The Hippopotamus amphibius kiboko isolate mHipAmp2 chromosome 16, mHipAmp2.hap2, whole genome shotgun sequence genomic interval CCGTATTTTGCGCTATCCTCCACAGGCCCCTCCTCGCTGCCCGGGAACATGTGCAGCACGCTGTCGGGTACTGGTAACCTCTGGCTGGGATGGGGGCTCTGGCCCCtgcaagagaagagaagaaaacaagcaCATTTAGCCTCCTAGCGTTCTCTATCTCTGTACACACAATGAAAGTTGTAACTCCTTGTACCGGGTGACTCTGCGTGTCTATTTCTCATCAGGTGCTGTAAGCAGCTTCTAGATAACCACAGAGCTCTTTCCCCAGCACCATCTCATTGAGGTCTCCCAACAACTCTGGGAGGCAGACTTTAGCAGGGAATGTGGTCCCCAGAGATACAACGGGGCAGGTGGCTAGATGGAGTTCAGAGGTCACATGCCCTAATTGGACAGGCCAGAGCTGAAGTGGTACTTCCTAGCTCTGTGGTCTCTGGCAAGTCACGTGCCtttgtgggcctcagttttctcatctgtaaagtgtaCCGCTGCCTGACAGGGCTATTGTGAGAGGAATCAAAATACTGCCTGAAAAGCACTCAGCAGCACCAGGCCTAGCAGTGAAGGACCGAAGCTCCACAAAGCAGGGGGCTTCGATGGTTTTGCTGAGAGGGTGCTCAATGAATCTTTACTGGATCAATGAACACACTctccaaatgaggaaacagtgGTGCGCGCCAGAAGACAGAGGGGGCCAGCGGCGGAAGCGGGACCGGAACCCACATTTCCCGCCTCCTAACCTCGGTGGGGGCACTCTGGGGCTTTGTCCAGGGCTGCCCTCTGGATCCGCCTTTCCTCCCGGTGCCCCTTTTCCTTCCATCCCTAACCACCCCGACGGTCTGGTCCGGTCCGGGTGCTAACCCGCACCCTCCTCAGAAAGACCTCCTCGCTCCTCACCGACTGCAGCCTCCAGTCCCCGGCCGGaacccggccccggccccggcctcgGCCTCGGCCTCATCCTCGGAGCCGCTGCTGCTGTAGCCCACCAGGGGCGCCGCACTCATGGGGACACCCCCCTCCACCGCAGCACAGCAGGTCCGCCAGCAACCGCACCGCGCCCGGAATTCCTCTGAGCCGGAAGTGCTctcccgggggcggggcccggaTTAGCACCGCCTCGGGGCGGGGTCTGGGGGCGGGGTCCGGCGGGACAAGCAGCACGCTGTACCCACCCAGACCACGCCGCTGGCCGGTTCGCCGCGCCTTGACCGCTACCTGCAGCCTCCCGGAACCGCCATCCTCTgtgtgcccatttcacagatcgCTCCGGGTCCTGCTCTCTCTGGCCGCTGCTCGGTCTGCAGCAACTCAGGACCTCCCAGCAGCAGATGGTCCCTGGGTCAGAGATCAGTGCGCTAAACCCGGCGGAGATCCTTGCCCTCGCCGTCCGGACGGGGTCAGAGGTCCCAGGCCCCCTTCCTCAAGCCAGTCCAAAGTGCGAGCTGCGGGCGCCCCCTCCCCTAAGAGCGAGCTGAACAGTCAGAGGCGGGTCAGTTCCAGAGGATCCGAGAGTCTAGAAGGCCACTCCTCTCAGGTTCAGGGGTCGGGCCGGAGGCCGGGCCCGGGGAGCCCCCTGCCCTAAGGCCGAGGAGGGTGGTCGGAAGCGCTCTGCCCTCCCTGGGTTAGCTGAGGCGTGCCGGCCGGGCGACCGGGGAGCCGGCCCGACGCGCCCGACTGTCCGACCCGGCCCGGCCGCGGGGTCCCCGGCAGGGGGCGGCCTCGCTCCGCGCCGCCCGCTCCtcccgcagccgccgccgccccggccgCCGCTCCTCCCCCGGCCCCGCCTCCCTGGCCCCCGCGCCGCCCGCCTGTCCGCCGGTCTCTGCAAGGCCATCGGTCTGTCCGCCCGCCCTCCCAGCGCTCCTCCGCCCCGGCCCCGCTATCCCGGCCGCGCACGTCGCTTCCTCGGTTCCGGCCTCCGCTagcccgctccccgcccccgggCCGGCCGCCGCCGCTACGCGAGGCCGGGGATTGGCAGCGCGCGTAGGCCGCGCTGCCGCGGATGGAGTCGGAATAAAGGGGCGGCTGAGAGAGCAGCCGGTCGCCGCTCGCCCCGCGCCTGACCCCGCTGGCGGCCTGGAGCAGGTGAGCGGCGGGGCGCCCGGGGCCGCGTCTGGGGGCCACTCCCGCGCCCGCCGCACCCCTTCCCCAGCCGGCAGCCCCCACCCCGCTACTCCCTCCGGCCCGACCCGGCGGCCTCCTGAGCTCCTGGGCGGCCCAGGCCGGCCTCGACGCTCAGCTGCCTCCCGGGCCCGGCCTGCAGTCTTGGGGCCTTTCTCGGGCCCAGTTGCCCGAGGGGCCGGCACTCGGGCCGCAGCAGCCTGGCCATTCGTGGTGAGCGCTGACAGGAGGCAGCCCAGCTGGGCCGGCGGGCAGTGCCGGTGGGGAGGTGATCGGCTTTCATTAGGTTtcccaggaaagaggaagggctggggtggggcgcAGGTGGGGGCCTCCCCTTGCCTCCCTTACCCTAGTCTCTCCTCCTCTTTGCTGAGTGATCAGAGAGGTTTCCTGGCCACACCTTCCTGGAGGGGGGCCAGGGTGGGCAGCTGAGCTGGGGGCCCAGGACCGTGGACCCTGGGTCTGGCAGCCATCCCTGccgtaaaaagaaaaaacacaaaaacaaaaaaacagttggGTTGGTGCAGCCTGACCTAGACCTCACTCAGAGTAGTCCTGCTTCCCTCTTTCCTGGGGAGGCTTCCGTACCTGCTCACTCATGCAACCTGCTGCCTCCACCCAGAGCAGCAGCttctttacttcttcccttcctggaGAGATGCTGAGGTTGACAGCTTTTAGCCTGACTTGTATGTTTCTTTGGCAGAACAGTTAGAGGCCAGGCTGGCCTGTGAAGGcatccccttccttttcttttcatcagGAGAAAACTTAGAAACTTTTCAATGTTAGAGGCAGAGGAGCTGGGAACCTGAAAGTGGGTTGCATCTGATTCTAAAAGTTCCTCCCTCTCGCTGTCATTACCTTATGCTGCCACAAAGTGGTGAGTTAGAGATTTGCCTGGGCTGGGTGGTCTTTACCTTCCATTGATTATCCAAAATGTTACAGACTTGGAGCAAGGGAACAAGGTTCTCTCTGGAAAGGTGATGGGGAGGAACGCTCTGCGGTTAACATGCTACTTCCCACGTTGCAGAGGCAAACTCAAGATTGCTTACATTTTCCTGCAGGCCTTGACACTGTCTGATTAAGAGGATTTAGGACTTGTTTTGGTGCTCTGGGAGATGACTAGAGTGGGGAACTTATGTTATGTAGACATCAAGGCTGTGCGGGTCTGTGGACCAATCATCTAACCCCCGTCATGCATTGGCCCAGGTGCCTGCAAAGCCATCCCACTTGTGTGAAGAGAGAACAGGCACGTGGTCGAGGGGAGGGCCTGGGGGCTAGTTGAGAGCCTCTCTGCTTTTATCTATCTTGTGTATTGGGCTTCCAAGGAAGAAGTGTTTTgcaaaaaaaagttatgttaCTAAAATTCTTGTTTTGGATGCCAGGGCCCTAACTGGTCAGTcttcccctccttctttctctggtGCATGAGCAGAACTTGTGACTTCTTTGTATTGTGGACAGATCACCTCAGACTGTCACCCATGAGACAGCTAATTGAAGAGGGTTGGCAGTAAGCTGGGAGGTTGGGATGCCTGGCCCAGGAATGGGGAActgagggtgggtgggtgtggagaCAGACACTCTCCCCTTTGCTGGAGGAGCTGAGCCACCAGCAGGATTCTTTGGTAGCATGTGAAGGGAGCAGATCTCCCAGCCCTGAGCGCCACTCGCTTCCCTGACGTGGTTTACATCAATGTGGCGAGTGCAGGCAGATCAGGGAGAAGCCCCGGGAACAGCTGCATGTCCCTGCCTCAAGCTCAcgatttctttcttctctacagAACCAGTCCTCAGGGAAGGCAGAGCCTCCCTGCCATTGCTGGCACCCTGCCTCGAAGACCCCCGTCCTGTAGGCAGAGCCTTATAGTCTGTCTTGGTTAATGACTTGGGCCGCTTGACGAGCCCCTCCCTGTGCCTTGTCTGAGGTCCTCATCCATACCTGATCCTGGGCAGCTTCTCTCTCTGGTGTGGGTCACCTAAGCAGGGAAACTGAAGCCATTACTCTCCAAACCCTGTTTCATCTTCCCAAGCATGTCGGAGAGCTGGCAGCAGCCGCCACAGACGCAGCCGCAGCAGCCGCAGCCGCCTCAGCCGCAGCACCATGCAGAACCACCGCCGGCCCTGGCCGAGCACACACTGCCCCCGGGCACGGCTGAGAACCCCCTGGGCTGTGCGGTCTACGGCATCCTCCTGCAGCCCGACCCGGGCCTGCAGCCCCCGCAGCACGCTCCCCTGCAGGCTGCGGGCGAGCCGGGCCCCAAGTGCGGCGTGTGCGGTCACGACCTGGCACATCTGTCCAGCCCGCATGAGCACCAGTGCCTGGCGGGCCACGACCGCTCCTTCCAGTGCACGCAGTGTCTCAAGATCTTCCACCAGGCTACCGACTTGCTGGAGCACCAGTGCGTGCAGACCGAACAGAAGCCTTTTGTGTGTGGCGTCTGCAAGATGGGCTTCTCGCTGCTCACGTCGCTGGCGCAGCACCACAGCGCGCACAGCGGCACCGGGGGCCTCGTAAAATGTTCCATCTGTGAGAAGACCTACAAGCCCGCCGAGGCTGCCGAGCCCGCCGCCAGCGCCGCCCCCTCGCTGCCCGCGGCGCCCCCTCCGCCTGCCGTCGCCCCCGCGGAACAGGCCGACAAGCCCTACAGCTGCCCCATCTGCCAGAAGCCCTTCAAGCACCTGTCGGAGCTCTCGCGGCACGAGCGCATCCACACAGGCGAGAAGCCGTACAAGTGCACGCTGTGCGACAAGAGCTTCAGCCAGTCGTCCCACCTGGTGCACCACAAGCGCACGCACAGCTCGGAGCGGCCGTACAAGTGCGCGGTCTGCGAGAAGACCTTCAAACACCGCTCGCACCTGGTGCGCCACATGTACGCGCACTCGGGCGAGCACCACCTCTTCCGCTGCAACGTGTGCGAGCTGCACTTCAAGGAGTCTTCCGAGCTGCTGCAGCACCCGTGCACGCCGAGCGGGGAGCGGCCCTTCCGCTGCGGCGAGTGCCAGAAGGCCTTCAAGCGGCCGTCGGACCTGCGGCAGCACGAGCGCACGCACAGCGCCGAGCGGCCCTTCAAGTGCGACCTGTGCCCCATGGGCTTCAAGCAGCAGTACGCGCTGATGCGGCACCGGCGCACGCACAAGACCGAGGAGCCCTTCAAGTGCGGCCTGTGCGAGAAGGGCTTCGGGCAGCCCAGCCACCTGCTCTACCACCAGCACGTGCACACCCTCGAGACCCTCTTCAAGTGCCCCGTGTGCCAGAAGGGCTTCGACCAGTCGGCCGAGCTGCTGCGGCACAAGTGCCTGCCGGGCGCGGCCGAGCGGCCCTTCAAGTGCCCGGTGTGCAACAAGGCCTACAAGCGGGCGTCGGCCCTGCAGAAGCACCAGCTGGCCCACTGCTCGGCCGCCGAGAAGCCCCTGCGCTGCACCCTGTGCGAGCGCCGCTTCTTCTCGTCCTCCGAGTTCGTGCAGCACCGCTGCGACCCCGCCCGCGAGAAGCCGCTCAAGTGCCCGGACTGCGAGAAGCGCTTCAAGTACGCCTCCGACCTGCAGCGGCACCGGCGGGTGCACACGGGCGAGAAGCCCTACAAGTGCCCCAACTGCGACAAGGCCTTCAAGCAGCGCGAGCACCTCAACAAGCACCAGGGCGTGCACGCGCGAGAGCAGCAGTTCAAGTGCGTGTGGTGCGGCGAGCGCTTCCTGGACGTGGCCCTGCTGCAGGAGCACAGCGCGCAGcacagcgccgccgccgccgcagccgagGGCGCCTACCAGGTAGCCGCCTGCCTGCCCTGAGTCCCCGCCGGGCCCCCACCAGGCCTGGCCCGGCCCGGCCTCCGCGCACCCATCCCTGCAGCCAGCTCCGTGTTCTGAGGCCCTGGGCGTGAGGACAGAAGGGCACTGGGCAGGTGGAGGGTGTGGGTGCCTGGCACTCCTGGTActggcctggggggggggggggcggggagtgtgAATCAGAGGGCTGTGGCTGGTCTTGATCCCGCAAACCTCTTTCACATTACAGGATTCGCTTTCTTGAGAGACCTCAGCCTCCCTTGTCTCTCGGGGCCTGGAACCAGGGTGGAAGTCAAGTGGCCTCTCTCCACCCCAAGGAGGGGGTGGTGCTAGCCGAACCTTCCCAAACCTTTCAGCCTGATTAGAAACCAGATAGGTTAGGAAAGAGGAGGGTCGTGGTAGGGCCTTGGAGCAGGGCTGGACTCCAGAGGTGGGCTGGGAGTAGGACATCCCCCTTTAGGTTGCTGTTTAAGGGAAAAGGCCAGCTCTGTGATGTAGTTCTGGGACCAGGAGGGCAAACCGTGAGCCACAGGCCTCTGTCAGCCTCAGCCAGGGCCGAGGCACCCTCAGTTTTCTGACAGGCGAGACATACAGGAGTGCTGCACACGTGTGGGCCGGGTCTGCTTGGAGAACCATTGGCCcagccaggagggaggaggcagagaagttCTCCTATGATACGCTCAGCCAGGGACAGTGCTGTCCCTGGGGAAAGGAGGAAACGCAGCCTTTGCACTGAGGTCTAATCCACTGTTTTGGAAGCATCCCTCCCACCTTTGTGGCATGGTTCCAAGCTCTGGTGGGGAGTGTGCTCTTAGCCAGACAGAACTGCTGATGTGAAAGAAGGGGATTGTTAGACTACCTGGTGCCTGGGAGGAAGCAGGGCTAAGCCCGTGATCTTCCCAGTGGATGGGAACAAGTGTCACCCCTTTGAATTGTATGAACCAAAGCCTCAAGGGCAGGGCCCTAATCAGCTTGCCCCAGCCCTGCTTCAGGGCCAAGACCATGCCTGGGTACGCAGGGTAGGGGAGGTGAAAGGACTGTGGGAACGCCTCTGACCCCAAGGTGCCCTCCCAGCCCAAGGGCACCCTCTCCCATTGGTCTGGCTGCTGGCCTGGACTCCAGGGGTCTTGCACTGCCAAGATGCTCTGGACAACATCCAGCTACTTCCCAGGCCAGTGTGTTCTCCCTCGGGTCCTCCTAGTGCCCCCCTAGGTCTCTGACTGCCCACGGGGTTCAGGGAGCTGAGAGTGTCCAGGGCAGGGAATGGACAGGGGAAGGGGTTGTTAAGGAAACCAGTAGATAAGTGGAGTCGACTGGTATCACTTGATGGCCGGGGCTCTCCTCAGGAAGGCCAGAAGACCTTTACAATCAAAATGATTCTTGTGAACCCCGCtctgcccctgccctctcccagcccccttccctgGTTGTCCATCTTAAAAGGAGACTTCAATCAGTGCCCACCCCGAGAGCCCAGAGGCGCAGGGAGACCTGCCTTGTCCCACTCTCACCTTCAGAAGTCTGAAAAGCCCACATCCACCTCCTCTATCTGACTGGGTTCCCTTCCTGTGCCCGCAGAGAGGG includes:
- the ZNF319 gene encoding zinc finger protein 319; this translates as MSESWQQPPQTQPQQPQPPQPQHHAEPPPALAEHTLPPGTAENPLGCAVYGILLQPDPGLQPPQHAPLQAAGEPGPKCGVCGHDLAHLSSPHEHQCLAGHDRSFQCTQCLKIFHQATDLLEHQCVQTEQKPFVCGVCKMGFSLLTSLAQHHSAHSGTGGLVKCSICEKTYKPAEAAEPAASAAPSLPAAPPPPAVAPAEQADKPYSCPICQKPFKHLSELSRHERIHTGEKPYKCTLCDKSFSQSSHLVHHKRTHSSERPYKCAVCEKTFKHRSHLVRHMYAHSGEHHLFRCNVCELHFKESSELLQHPCTPSGERPFRCGECQKAFKRPSDLRQHERTHSAERPFKCDLCPMGFKQQYALMRHRRTHKTEEPFKCGLCEKGFGQPSHLLYHQHVHTLETLFKCPVCQKGFDQSAELLRHKCLPGAAERPFKCPVCNKAYKRASALQKHQLAHCSAAEKPLRCTLCERRFFSSSEFVQHRCDPAREKPLKCPDCEKRFKYASDLQRHRRVHTGEKPYKCPNCDKAFKQREHLNKHQGVHAREQQFKCVWCGERFLDVALLQEHSAQHSAAAAAAEGAYQVAACLP